The following proteins are co-located in the Synchiropus splendidus isolate RoL2022-P1 chromosome 14, RoL_Sspl_1.0, whole genome shotgun sequence genome:
- the LOC128770928 gene encoding protein FAM3C-like isoform X1 gives MRRLRCQKQFFRFLMIVSVVVLIVLTLERTDKFKNLKPGDLFKPLIKKRVNGSKPSTGPCDQWVTCPGEHLGFYIRSGAASAVPPKICVNNQLVLGAILNNAGPGINIVVLNGRTGQVITTDHFNMYSGDVNPLIKLLKNLDQGSAVLVASFDDPSTKLTEEARRLFTDLGSSLVKTLAFRDNWIFVGGKGTVGKSDFEKHIKNDNNVNKYHRWPELIEMHGCLPKYL, from the exons ATGAGACGTCTCAGATGTCAAA AGCAATTCTTCCGGTTCCTGATGATTGTGTCTGTAGTGGTCCTCATCGTCCTCACCTTGGAGAGAACGGACAAGTTTAAAA ATCTGAAGCCAGGAGATCTGTTCAAGCCGTTGATCAAGAAGCGTGTGAATGGAAGCAAACCATCAA CAGGTCCGTGTGATCAGTGGGTCACCTGTCCAGGTGAACATTTGGGCTTCTACATCCGCAGCGGTGCCGCCAGTGCTGTTCCACCCAAGATTTGTGTCAACAACCAACT GGTCCTGGGTGCGATTCTGAACAACGCCGGCCCGGGAATCAACATTGTGGTTCTGAATG GACGCACTGGTCAGGTGATCACCACGGATCACTTCAACATGTACAGTGGAG ATGTCAACCCACTGATCAAGCTGCTCAAGAACCTGGATCAGGGTTCTGCAGTTCTGGTCGCCTCCTTTGACGATCCCTCCACCAA aCTAACAGAAGAAGCGAGGAGACTGTTCACTGACTTGGGGAGTTCTCTGGTCAAAACGCTGGCATTCCGGGACAACTGGATTTttgttggaggaaaaggaaCCGTGGGAAAGAGCGATTTTGAGAAG CACATAAAGAACGACAATAACGTCAACAAGTACCACCGGTGGCCCGAGCTCATTGAAATGCACGGATGCTTGCCCAAGTATCTGTAG
- the LOC128770928 gene encoding protein FAM3C-like isoform X2, which yields MRRLRCQKQFFRFLMIVSVVVLIVLTLERTDKFKNLKPGDLFKPLIKKRVNGSKPSSPCDQWVTCPGEHLGFYIRSGAASAVPPKICVNNQLVLGAILNNAGPGINIVVLNGRTGQVITTDHFNMYSGDVNPLIKLLKNLDQGSAVLVASFDDPSTKLTEEARRLFTDLGSSLVKTLAFRDNWIFVGGKGTVGKSDFEKHIKNDNNVNKYHRWPELIEMHGCLPKYL from the exons ATGAGACGTCTCAGATGTCAAA AGCAATTCTTCCGGTTCCTGATGATTGTGTCTGTAGTGGTCCTCATCGTCCTCACCTTGGAGAGAACGGACAAGTTTAAAA ATCTGAAGCCAGGAGATCTGTTCAAGCCGTTGATCAAGAAGCGTGTGAATGGAAGCAAACCATCAA GTCCGTGTGATCAGTGGGTCACCTGTCCAGGTGAACATTTGGGCTTCTACATCCGCAGCGGTGCCGCCAGTGCTGTTCCACCCAAGATTTGTGTCAACAACCAACT GGTCCTGGGTGCGATTCTGAACAACGCCGGCCCGGGAATCAACATTGTGGTTCTGAATG GACGCACTGGTCAGGTGATCACCACGGATCACTTCAACATGTACAGTGGAG ATGTCAACCCACTGATCAAGCTGCTCAAGAACCTGGATCAGGGTTCTGCAGTTCTGGTCGCCTCCTTTGACGATCCCTCCACCAA aCTAACAGAAGAAGCGAGGAGACTGTTCACTGACTTGGGGAGTTCTCTGGTCAAAACGCTGGCATTCCGGGACAACTGGATTTttgttggaggaaaaggaaCCGTGGGAAAGAGCGATTTTGAGAAG CACATAAAGAACGACAATAACGTCAACAAGTACCACCGGTGGCCCGAGCTCATTGAAATGCACGGATGCTTGCCCAAGTATCTGTAG